The Phocoena sinus isolate mPhoSin1 chromosome 12, mPhoSin1.pri, whole genome shotgun sequence genome includes a window with the following:
- the CNKSR3 gene encoding connector enhancer of kinase suppressor of ras 3 isoform X4, whose protein sequence is MKNLVLKLRASSHNLQNYISSQRKSPAYDGNTSHKPPNEFLTSVVELIGAAKALLAWLDRAPFTGITDFSITKNKIIQLCLDLTTTVQKDCLVAEMEDKVLAVVKVLNGICDKTIRSTTDPVMSQCACLEEVHLPNIKPGEGLGMYIKSTYDGLHVITGTTENSPADRSQKIHAGDEVIQVNQQTVVGWQLKNLVRKLRENPTGVVLLLKKRPTSSFNFTPAPLKNLRWKPPLVQTSPPPTTTQSPDSTMDASLKKEKPAILDLYIPPPPTVPYSPREENGSSVYGFSKCKQPQPGPKGSESPNSFLDQESRRRRFTIADSDQLPGYSVETNILPTKMREKTPSYGKPRPLSMPADASWMGIVDPFARPRSHGRKSEDGLCRYFSNERISPIIEERSSPPYRFSRPTTERQLVRGADYIRGSRCYISSDLHSSATIPFSEEGTKKKASSSAAKSSSPEPSLLVSWFTRLKLLTH, encoded by the exons ATGAAAAACTTGGTTCTAAAACTGCGAGCATCTTCCCACAATTTACAGAATTACataagcagccagagaaaaagtcCAGCCTATGATGGGAACACCTCCCACAAGCCCCCCAATGAGTTCCTGACTTCTGTGGTAGAGCTCATAGGCGCTGCCAAGGCCTTATTAGCTTGGCTGGACCG GGCTCCATTTACAGGGATCACTGATTTCTCAATAACGAAGAACAAAATCATTCAGCTTTGCTTGGATCTGACCACTACAGTCCAGAAG gaTTGCCTTGTAGCAGAAATGGAGGATAAAGTTCTGGCTGTA GTCAAGGTTTTAAATGGCATCTGTGATAAAACAATCCGATCTACCACGGATCCTGTTATGAGCCAGTGTGCATGTCTGGAAGAAGTTCACTTACCAAACATTAAACCTGGGGAAGGCTTG GGCATGTACATCAAATCAACCTATGATGGATTGCACGTGATTACTGGAACCACAGAAAAT TCTCCTGCAGACAGATCTCAGAAGATTCACGCCGGTGATGAAGTCATTCAGGTCAATCAGCAAACTGTG gtGGGATGGCAGCTAAAAAATCTGGTGAGAAAGTTAAGAGAGAATCCTACAGGAGTTGTGTTACTGCTTAAGAAGCGGCCCACAAGTTCCTTCAACTTCACTCCCGCCCCCCTGAAAAACCTACGATGGAAGCCGCCTCTGGTCCAG ACCTCGCCTCCGCCCACAACCACTCAGTCCCCGGACAGCACGATGGATGCCTCACTGAAGAAGGAGAAGCCAGCCATCCTGGATCTTTATATCCCTCCTCCACCGACCGTTCCCTACTCCCCCCG GGAAGAGAATGGGAGTTCCGTTTACGGATTCAGTAAATGTAAACAGCCACAGCCTGGCCCTAAGGGCTCTGAGTCCCCCAAttccttcctggaccaggaaagCCGGAGACGGAGATTTACCATCGCTGATTCCGATCAGTTGCCTGGGTATTCCGTGGAAACCAATATTCTGCCcacaaaaatgagagagaaaacacCATCCTATG GCAAGCCCCGGCCTTTGTCCATGCCTGCGGATGCGAGCTGGATGGGGATTGTGGACCCTTTTGCTAGACCTCGAAGTCATGGGAGGAAAA GTGAGGACGGCCTTTGCCGGTATTTCAGTAATGAGCGGATCTCTCCGATCATCGAAGAAAGGTCATCCCCCCCATACCGTTTCTCAAGACCCACGACCGAGAGGCAGCTGGTCCGAGGTGCAGACTACATCCGAGGCAGCAGGTGCTACATCAGTTCAGATCTCCACAGCAGTGCCACGATTCCATTCTCGGAGGAAGGGACCAAAAAGAAAGCCAGCTCCTCGGCGGCCAAGTCCTCTTCTCCAGAGCCGTCCCTGCTGGTCAGCTGGTTTACTCGCCTGAAACTGTTGACTCACTGA
- the CNKSR3 gene encoding connector enhancer of kinase suppressor of ras 3 isoform X3, whose product MKNLVLKLRASSHNLQNYISSQRKSPAYDGNTSHKPPNEFLTSVVELIGAAKALLAWLDRAPFTGITDFSITKNKIIQLCLDLTTTVQKDCLVAEMEDKVLAVVKVLNGICDKTIRSTTDPVMSQCACLEEVHLPNIKPGEGLGMYIKSTYDGLHVITGTTENSPADRSQKIHAGDEVIQVNQQTVVGWQLKNLVRKLRENPTGVVLLLKKRPTSSFNFTPAPLKNLRWKPPLVQTSPPPTTTQSPDSTMDASLKKEKPAILDLYIPPPPTVPYSPREENGSSVYGFSKCKQPQPGPKGSESPNSFLDQESRRRRFTIADSDQLPGYSVETNILPTKMREKTPSYAFPFPSPPSEGKPRPLSMPADASWMGIVDPFARPRSHGRKSEDGLCRYFSNERISPIIEERSSPPYRFSRPTTERQLVRGADYIRGSRCYISSDLHSSATIPFSEEGTKKKASSSAAKSSSPEPSLLVSWFTRLKLLTH is encoded by the exons ATGAAAAACTTGGTTCTAAAACTGCGAGCATCTTCCCACAATTTACAGAATTACataagcagccagagaaaaagtcCAGCCTATGATGGGAACACCTCCCACAAGCCCCCCAATGAGTTCCTGACTTCTGTGGTAGAGCTCATAGGCGCTGCCAAGGCCTTATTAGCTTGGCTGGACCG GGCTCCATTTACAGGGATCACTGATTTCTCAATAACGAAGAACAAAATCATTCAGCTTTGCTTGGATCTGACCACTACAGTCCAGAAG gaTTGCCTTGTAGCAGAAATGGAGGATAAAGTTCTGGCTGTA GTCAAGGTTTTAAATGGCATCTGTGATAAAACAATCCGATCTACCACGGATCCTGTTATGAGCCAGTGTGCATGTCTGGAAGAAGTTCACTTACCAAACATTAAACCTGGGGAAGGCTTG GGCATGTACATCAAATCAACCTATGATGGATTGCACGTGATTACTGGAACCACAGAAAAT TCTCCTGCAGACAGATCTCAGAAGATTCACGCCGGTGATGAAGTCATTCAGGTCAATCAGCAAACTGTG gtGGGATGGCAGCTAAAAAATCTGGTGAGAAAGTTAAGAGAGAATCCTACAGGAGTTGTGTTACTGCTTAAGAAGCGGCCCACAAGTTCCTTCAACTTCACTCCCGCCCCCCTGAAAAACCTACGATGGAAGCCGCCTCTGGTCCAG ACCTCGCCTCCGCCCACAACCACTCAGTCCCCGGACAGCACGATGGATGCCTCACTGAAGAAGGAGAAGCCAGCCATCCTGGATCTTTATATCCCTCCTCCACCGACCGTTCCCTACTCCCCCCG GGAAGAGAATGGGAGTTCCGTTTACGGATTCAGTAAATGTAAACAGCCACAGCCTGGCCCTAAGGGCTCTGAGTCCCCCAAttccttcctggaccaggaaagCCGGAGACGGAGATTTACCATCGCTGATTCCGATCAGTTGCCTGGGTATTCCGTGGAAACCAATATTCTGCCcacaaaaatgagagagaaaacacCATCCTATG cttttccttttccttcccctccctctgaaGGCAAGCCCCGGCCTTTGTCCATGCCTGCGGATGCGAGCTGGATGGGGATTGTGGACCCTTTTGCTAGACCTCGAAGTCATGGGAGGAAAA GTGAGGACGGCCTTTGCCGGTATTTCAGTAATGAGCGGATCTCTCCGATCATCGAAGAAAGGTCATCCCCCCCATACCGTTTCTCAAGACCCACGACCGAGAGGCAGCTGGTCCGAGGTGCAGACTACATCCGAGGCAGCAGGTGCTACATCAGTTCAGATCTCCACAGCAGTGCCACGATTCCATTCTCGGAGGAAGGGACCAAAAAGAAAGCCAGCTCCTCGGCGGCCAAGTCCTCTTCTCCAGAGCCGTCCCTGCTGGTCAGCTGGTTTACTCGCCTGAAACTGTTGACTCACTGA